The Pungitius pungitius chromosome 21, fPunPun2.1, whole genome shotgun sequence genome includes the window ATCGACTAGTGGTTTGCTAGTATAACATTCACAGTCTGATGCAACGCAACATAACCAACCTCTTGTGTAATTTATAATGGTTATCTTTTGAATTGGTCGTCCACATCTGCTTCTGGGTTGGTTAACCTCTTTAATCAGCAATGAATGATAACTAATATAGATGAGACAATGAGGAAGTTTTGCTCATTGTAtgttaaatgtgaaaaaagtgaaCTAGAAAAACAGCTTTGCGACAGTTATGAAAGGGACACGTTTTACAGATAATGTAAAGGAATTTATTGTTACAAACAAGTTGCTGAAGGAAGAGATTGGAACATCAGCAAACAGTCCGTGGGTAGAGACTATCGGGCCTCTTTTAGTTACCAGCCAAGGGACTTGTGTCAACAGACAGATCTGCCGACAAACCTTACACAATCCTGCAAACCAGCTGCAGTTGGAATGTTGACATACAGTGGCAGTGTAAACATCTGTTTTCACAGAATATCCCATCACAAGGAAAACCAATAACAATCATGCATGTACAGCAAACTGCAGTATATGTGTGCAAGAAAAAGCCTCTACAGAGGGCAAAATAGCCTGTGCACATGCGGAGTCATAatgacttttagcagaaaataaataaataaatcaacacgGGACATTACTTAGTCTCATCAATAAGTGGACAATATTTCTCGTTCTTTTTCCAAGTTTCTTTGGTGTAAAAGCAGTTGATGTTGCTTATTTTAAATCAGAAGTCCCAGGAAGTGtaaaaaactgtttttgttaTGTTCACCAAAACACAGACATCTTACTTGGGACTTTTTTCTATTTGCTGAGAATTTGAAAGGCTTGCAGAAAAAGCCAACAATAAAGTTTGGACAGAGAAAATAGTCCAGAGTGCAAAAACAAAGATGGTTTTCTATTGTCCCACATTTAAAAGCTTTATATGATATATTGATTTTAAAATCGTACACACTCTGAAAATATGTGGCTCTCTGTACCAGGATAAATTACTGTAATAAATATGTCATTTCAGTTTTCCTGCATCTGGGTTCAGAGTTCATGTTTGTAAAAGTTTATAAAAACTTGAAAACTTTGTCCTCAATCAAACTAAAAGACTTATCTCTTAGCATTTCTTCACTGCTTACAAATTTATACCCAAAAATCTTCAGCGTTGGTCCACAAACTTTCTGCACAACCTGAGCTATTTTAAAAGGTAAACTGAACCTCCATTTCTCCACTTGTTCCGAGGAGTTTTTCTGTGTGGAGTAAACGCCGCTGGTCTCCTTGGACGCCTGGGAGTTCTTCAGGATCCAGGATTTCACCTGTGGAGTGAACGGGATCCCAGCGAACCCGTACATCTCCGTCGCCTTCCTCAAGGGGAACCGAGCGATGTCCTCGTACCTCACCAGCATGTAACGCCCGCGCAGCCAGGTTGGCTGTCCAAGGCCGATCTCAGCCGACATTCTGATATTATCGCAATTCCCTTTCAGCTTTTTCACTTCGTCGTTGTCAATCGGAATATCCCCATCCGTAGCCCACTGCTTCCAGTTCTTGTATTTGGCCGCGAAGGCCACCATGCGCGAGGCGAGCACAGCCCGAGGATCCCGAACCAGCTGAATGAACTTGACGTCGAGGCGCGGGTCCTCAGCCAGAGGACGCAGGTTCTCCAGCTGGCGCACTCTCACCGACTTGATCACCCTGTGTTCCTTccggaggcaggactcagacgccaTGGTCAAGTTCAAGGGACCACAGCGTCTGTTCCTGCAGCGATAACGCTCAAAGACCCCCTTGGTGGGCGGGCTGCAGACCGAGTCCTCGCACAAAGAGCTGCTGGACGCCCTGCGGAAAAGAGCGGCGGTGGTGTGGCGCACAGGGTGTGGGTCAATGAAACTCTCCAGCAGGGAGAAGTCACACAagaagagctgctgcagcacatcgCGGTACGCCTTAACCGCTGCTGTGGCGTTGGTGCCGCCCGTCTCCAGCGTCAGCATCTTCTCCACGTGCCAAAGTGGCTCAAACAGGTAGAACATGTTGTCGCGCTGCTGGTTGAAGAACTCCCCCACAAACGAGGAGCCGGTCCTGGTGGTGGCCAACAGGAGGATGTGCTTCCTGCCCTCCGTCACTACCTCCTGGTGCTGGCTGTAGTCCTCCAGGCGCCGCTTCATCAGCATGAAGGCCGAGTCCATCTTCCTGAGTGAGGTAAAGAAGCCATTGGGCTTCAGCGGTGTGTGGAGAGGAGGCTGCAGAGGAGTCTGGGAGGTCTGCTTTAAGGCGAGCTTGTCTGTCACCCTGGGAGAGGAATCACAAAGCGTTGTTCTCTTTCACTCGAAGAAGTCATAGTCGTGCTATTTAACTTGACATTGGCAGCAAATTTATGTTGTACAAGTTTCCTCTAATATCTctttagagatggaggagataaACACAAACCAGCTGACAATCCCTGAAATGGACTTACCTTGAGACaatgctgttctccttctcaaTGATAACAAGTGCCACAAAAAAGACGATCGGTATTGTGTATTTGATCCTCATTCTTGGATGTAGCTGTGCCCGGTTATTCTCTTACAGATTGCTTCTTAATGGGTTCTGCCAATCTCGCAGGTCTCCAGTTGCCTTCTTAGAGAGCCTTCCAGTTATGTGTATTCCCTGTTGTAAGAGATGTTTCAtcctgaaaatgaaataaacatcagCCTGTCAGATACACATTTTGCACATTTGAGCACGGCGGAGAGTAAACCTACTTTGGTCTCAATTCCTCCTGTCAAAGTCcatcaaagtatttttttgaaCTTCTCATGAATATGGGGAAGTTGATGGTTTATCAGCATCACTGTGCTGCAGTCAGCATTGTCAGCATTTCCGCTTCGCACAACTttttatcttctcttttttattCCAACACAGCATCACTCTACTGTTTTCTGCATAACCAACAATGGAGGCATTTACTCTGAGAAAAAAATTTAATATCTTAACAGGGTGAGAATAGAACTAAGTGTTTTAGGCTAGACTCAAAGCCagtttccttcctttccttacAAGAAAGTCGTTGATATCTTTAAGTGCACCGGTGCATTTCAGGAACATGGCCACCCACCCTGCAAGACAGTGGTGCACATAAATAAAGCTGTGGTTATGAGACCGTCTTTGCAGAAACAATTGCGAGTGCACAAATGAAATATAAGACACAGACTGCAAACAAACCCAGTTTTGTGGTTTGACTGTAACTTAAAAAACGTGTCTGAGTTGGAGTGATTATCCAACCTCCGGCTGAAGTGTGGTCCAAACTACCAGCTGCAGCTTAACGTCAACACTGGGAGGATTTCTTTTCAATGGAGGCCCTCAGTGTCACGGGCTACTGGTACAGCAGACCATCTGGTGACAAGCTAACAGCTCGCTGCGTTCCCATAATATGTCTTTGCGCTTCTGATTTGTGACTGAAGGGGCTACAGGTCCAAACGCTGAGAGGTGTAACTGCAGAGTGCTGAAATTAAAGGGGGAGAGGCCTGCGTGTCGTTGAGACATAAATTGCAGCGCTCCATGCCTGCAGGCCGTTACCAGTACTCGTGTTACTCTGTGGAGGGAAAGTCAAATGAAGATAACAATGGGTTTGATGGTGTCTATGGGTATTTGGGAATGTCTCACACATTCCTGAAACATAATATTGTAAGATAACAGCAGCTTCGCCCGGCACCCAGATTCATTTTGGGATTCTGGCGAACCTCTTCTGCCAAAGAAAGAGTCAATAACACGGCAAGAATAAATGAGATTGTCTCCACCCTGAGGAAATTGGCAGTATGTCAGTTTGATGTGTGACCACAAAAATGCCATGTTAGAATTTTAGAAGCATAGGGGTGTACTTTACAGACTTTTAAAATCCTAAATCAGACTGGGTTTGTGAAAGGATTTGTTTATTGGATCCGTCAGGTGTCATGCACaggctcctctgtgtgtgtgtgtgtgtgtgtgtgtgtgtgtgtgtgtgtgtgtgtgtgtgtgtgtgtgtgtgtgtgtgtgtgtgtgtgtgtgtgtaagtctgTGATTTTTTATGGATCAGTGTTAAACGATTGCGAGTCTAGCCTCTGGGCCAACACATTAGTGAAACTGCCGCTATTAATCAGCAGAGCCAAAAGCCAACAGACCGACGTTTCCACTCAATAACTACAGCAAGGTAGTAGTCACGTGTTTGACACCTACAATAAGCAGCAGTGTGTGGGGAGCTTGATAAATGAGCATCATATTCTGACTTCTAATTCGCCCCGATTGACATTGACTTTCAACACAACATCTCACAACCTTTTGCGACCTCTGTCCCAGGCCCAGTTTTGAGGCCAGAGGTCCAGTCCCAAGTGGCTGACATCTAAACACACTGGGAATGGTTGGGCGCCGCTTGCGAAATTCTGCGAGACTGAATGGGAAGTTTACAGCTGCGGCAGTGCCTTGTTGACGTGGAACGGCGTGTAAAGAAAAGGGGAACAGCTCGAGTGCCGAGAGACGTTCtcatcgggggggggagaattaaCAATGTTCCGTCACCACCCTGCCGCCGCATGTCACAAACACAAAGGTCTCTTTATGGAGGAGTGACTGTAAACCTGCTTTGTGGCTGGGATAAACGGCCAGGTCACTCACACGTCACAGGGTCAGTGAGTAACCCCCCGATGTTACAAGTCACGTGGTCAGAAAGTCGGCTGCACCACAAGAAACAAGTCAGTTATTTAGTTTCAAGTGGTCGTATAACATTAAACAGTTCACAGTCTGTAAGTAAACCAGCAGAAGATCGGAGTAAATATACCGTTATGGTACAGCATATTTGTTCCACAGTTTATTTCCTACAGCACCTGAACCGATTAAGACAAACcccaaaaatgatttggtcTCATAAATTACACATTAGTGAACAATTAACGGTTCTTTTggtggaaaatatttttttattactgcaATGTGTACTaaagcagtttttatttttccccttaATCAATTTTAAATAAGCCAAAAACAGCTACATTGGCAACttatcaacaaaataaatggtCTTAGGTTTTGTCATTTATATGTTAAATGTATACCAATTATCTCAGCGTATTGCATCTGCTGTGTAacgtgaaaaaaacacacatgagcTGACATTGTTGAATATTCACAAACCACTGAGGCATATGACACTTTTGATCATCTACTCATAACAAAACTGCCACTGCACCATTTATCATCTTGCTACAAATGCTTTTAATAGCTGCCTCTTATTTAATGCAAATCTATGTGAAGACAAATTAAACACCACCAAGCCAAACCCACTATGCTTGAGATTTGTCATCCCATTCCAATCCCCATAACAACAGGCAAAGGGATTATTTTAGATCCTCTCTTAAACACAGTGGGTAGGTGGGACAATTAAAGAATGTGTTTctaaatatacaaaaataacaGACTAGTAAATACAGAACTTTTGAAATGTAATGACGGAATAAGATTGTGCGACATCCCTCTCCAAACTTGTCAACTGTCACTTCTCCATGCCGGTTATATTGTTTTTGGTGCAATTTGAAGTCATAATGGGGAGTGAAGGAGGCCCTTTTTTGCACTAAATGGATTTTATAGCTTTTATGCTTACTTTGCTAATTGAGATTTTACATACAATACACACCATTGACATACTAAATATGGGATGCATTGTTTAAGGTTAGCCGATACcgatattaataatatattccCATCTGAAGTGTTTCCTAATTTactcttcagaaaaaaaacaaaagatacaATCATGATACATGGGATACATAACCTATACTGTGATGCATTACTTTACAGGCTACATAGgatatattattattgtagAATATTTATGATAACCATCAATCAAAGAAAAACGGGAAGACAGTATTGTATCTCCATCCTGTTTGACTGGCAGGTTATTTCTTGATAAATTGTACTGATCTGTTTCAGGGACATTtagatcatttttaaaaacatgtgttGGAGATATGGATATGGATATATACTACTTGCCTACATGTGAAATGTTGCCTTCAAACTCTTTATGGAGAGCAGCAGGTGGCAGACTTACTCGAGGTTGTTATGGTGTGTCTAGAGTCACACTCATAAAGTGGGCTTTACATGCATTGTATTACTTTATAAACACATCAGTGACTTAGCCTGTAACATTTCACTTCCAAATCATGAACAGATTGGATAGAAACCTCAGACCAGAAAAGGCCGGATTTCATGCAACAGTGTTCAGGGTCTCTGGAGAGCATGCGCTATTTCATTTAAAGGTCACAAGGACCAACCGGCTGAACTAAAGTCATGCTTTATAGGAAGACCCTTGAAAAAAACAAGCCTTTAACTTTAGACAGTTGCATGGTGATTGAATTGCACTTTATCTGGGGGATGTTAGACCCTACCAATCCTCACATGTGACTGTAGCGTTTAGTTATTTATAAAGGATCCACTCACAGTTCGGGCTCCATACTCACCATCATGATGAGCTGCGGTGTCCGAAGGCTTCCCGCTTCAGTTCATACGTAAAGTTGATCAGCTTTTCCGAGTGACTCCGTGTAGTAAGGAAATCCATTACTTCCCAAATACACTTTACTCGTAGACAAACAACTATcaaatccaaaagaaaaagtttcTTGATAAGTTTTGCAAATCATGTTTTTGAGGAGGCTGCTGGCCAGACCGCTTAGTGAACCAAATGACAAGTAAGTCTAACAGTTGCGACGGAGTGAATCAAATGCGAAAGGTTTGGTCCTGGAGCGGAGCTTCAGGTAGGAGGGACACCGCCAAGACCTCTCGCAGACCCGAATAGTCTGTAATAAGGAAATTACAAACAAACTTTATACACGTAAAACACACGATAaagcaaatacaaaagccaaatACTGTTGTAATCAAATGCTGACATTTGGCCAGCttaattttttgttgttgttattaatgATAATCGCAACAACCAAAAAAGAGGGCAAGCCCGACACCTAGTGGACGAGGTGCATGCGTTTCAATTTCTACATTGACTCCATGTGGAACAGATTCATTTATTAGATTTATTGTtaataatatattcatgttaccaaattaattttaaaaaagacaataaataagcttaattttatttgacagatttcctttctacatttacatttacatattattgtatacatatatacaaaacACTTAATACATATATGTTGTTGGATTcgttatttgtatatatttgtacTATGTGAAGTAgtttaaattaaatctgattgAGCACTTTTACCACAAGTGCATCAGTTATACTATACAATGTTAGTGTATGGTGAAATTATAAAACTCTCAAAGTTGGTATTTGTGAGAATAGGCTTCTACTTCTATTTTGAGTACCAATTGCTCATAACATTTTTACTTCAGTAAAACACTAAATTTAAAGCTTGCAATCTTTCtaattttttaattatatttttacatgGCTATTTGTTTCTTGAATGTTTTTTCAACCAATGATTAAAGTCACTGCAGTTTTATAGGCTTATAAAATGTAAACTACAGTTCCCAAGAAACGTGTCGCTTGTTGATGACGCACTGACCCATTACGAAGGTTGCAAAACGATTGCGTCAAACTAAGTCGCGCAGTTGTTTCTAGAAAGGTGAACGACGAACGTTGCTCTCTCGGTATGTAACATTAACGATACTTAATGCCTAGAAATCCGCCATCTTACCTCTGAAAAGAATTTGCCTGTGATAAAACTGCATATGTTTTGTCAAACTGAACGCCATAATACCGGAAATTCACAAAGACTAGCGAAAAAGAGTGTACGAGAGAATTGCTAACTTTTAGCGTTAGCTTGCTTATTTAACTAACCTGTAATGATAAATATGATGTCCTTTGCTATTTTTACTTTAGCACTCTAACGGTTTGTCATACTGACTTCGTATCTGTAATCACAACAATGTTAAACGTTTAAACATGTGTGTTATGTCACACTAGTGTCTGTCTTTTACCGTCACGCTACCTGACGCTCTCTCTATATTTCAGACTGAATAATCTATCATGACCATGTTGGTGGCGAGGCTGACGTGCCTGAGGAGTCTTCCTCTCGCCGGGCTGCGTCCTGTGCTGTCGCAGGGCTCCGCAACCCTGAGAGCACCCACCCTGAAGGCCGGTGCCCCCCTGCTCAGGCCCCAGCAGGTACAGTGATGTTGTTACATCAGATGGTGGCCTACttaatgcaaagaaaacagTGCATCTGACCTCAAACTACTTTGATTTGTCTCTAAACATTCAAGTCTGCCTTTCTTGATTAAATCAACATTTTAGTTTTATgtatatgtttgttttgttgagagATGGATAAAGACAGCAAAATATGTCTATGTAGGAGCGAAACTAAATCTGTATGTAAActatggtttaaaaaaacaattgccTTTACCAAGGCCATGGATAGGAACAAAGTTATAATTTTTTAAAACGACCTGCAGGATAAGAAACTCCAGCCATATATTAcagtacattacatgtcatttagctgacgcttttatccaaagcgacttacaataagtgcatttccacatagagctacaaactcagaagaacaagtaacaagaaagtacaattttcatcaaataagcagtttcaaaacctGTTATAGAAAGGTGCCATTATACGTACattttaagtgctacgatttgttagtgctacggtttgctagtgttttagtcaaggtagagtctaaagaggtgtgtcttgagttttcggcggaatatgtagaggctctctgcagtccttatgttatcagagagctcattccaccatctgggagccaggacagcaaagagttgcgaTCTcgctgagtgcttttctctcagtcaagctgctgcattttggataagctgcagtggtcgaatggcagtagcagggagacctgccaggagagagttacagtagtcaaaaagcctgaatcagtacctgcgccgccttctgagtgagaaggggtcgttaTATTATAACCAATGGCACAGTAATGGAATTACAATATCATCCCGGCAGCAATTCAGAGATCCGACAGAAAGCTTAACAACCACCACCATGAAATTGAGGCTTTGCGTATTTTGAAACCAGCAGCAGAATTCCTGTCCCAAAAGCACGCCTATTGATTGAATATTATAAACTCTGACCTCTCAGTGAAAGCTTAAATGTTCTACGCTGTTTACCCATACAATTCGctggttgtttttggttttcattGAACAGACTGAGTGAAGAAATACCTTTTTAACAACAATTTCAGTTTTGTGTAACATGAGTTTTTCTTTCACCAGGGTTATTCGACTAAGGCCAGATTTGGTTTCCGACGTGGGAAAACAACCAGAGACCAGCTGAAAGAAGCAGCTTTTGAGCCAGCAATGGATACCGCTATTAAAAGTAATGACTTCATATACTTTTATCATTCGGTTTTTGATGACTGTAGTGTTTTTAATCCACCCTTTTGGAAAGGGTGTGCCAGCATTCAATAAACCCGCATAGTCTCAACCTTTTACGTGACCATTACGCCCAAATCTCCCTTTGTGGCGCGCATCAAACGTTTTAACTTTGactgtccctttaaaaaaaaatctgcatcaCATGAAGTATTTGTTTTATATGTAATACTATGGTATAGATTTTAAGGTGTGTCTAAGAGATTTATTGTTGTGTGCACAGTTGACAGCATGGGAAGAATTATTCTGGCTGGAGGTGCAGCAGTTGGCCTTGGAGCTCTGTGCTACTATGGCCTCGGCATGTCCAATGAAATCGGTGCCATTGAGAAATCTATGTGAGTATCACCTTTTTGTTTCTGGCTTATTCTTGTTTTGAAAAACTGGTCAAGAGCTCCATATTCACCTGGCACTCCGTTCTCTGCACAGGATCTGGCCTCAGTATGTGAAGGACAGGATCCACTCCACCTACATGTACTTTGCAGGCAGTATTGGGCTGACAGCTTTGTCCGCTGTAGCAGTGAGCAGAACCCCCGCACTCATGGGTCTGATGATGAGAGGATCCTGGCTGGTAAGCTTTGTAACTCAAATAGATCATACATAGTTCCTTACTGTTTTGcgacatttattttcaaaataaattgaaggCTATTTCACCATGCGTGTTCAGCAATATCTTTATTTGTCAATATTGAGTACTTGAATGTATTGTTGAAATGAATGCCTGCTGTTTGTTCTGACCCAGGCTATTGGAGCAACGTTTGCGGCTATGATTGGTGCCGGAATGCTGGTTAGGTCCATTTCGTATGAGCACAGCCCAATGCCCAAACACCTTGCTTGGATGATGCATGCAGGTTTGTTATAATGTTCTCTTTCTTGGCCCCAGTATTTTTATCATGTAGTTGCCTCAATTGGACACTAGATGGAGGTCGTGTAAAGGCTCAGTCACATCTCCTATTTGCAACCACTACTTTCAGACAAACGGCGCGgatcgggttttttttgtcgtGTGTTTTGAATGTGGTCTTCAGATGTTTTTTTGCTTCATCTGTTGATAAGGTGTGATGGGTGCTGTCATCGCTCCCCTGACTCTCCTCGGAGGACCTCTGGTGATGAGGGCCGCCTGGTACACAGCAGGAATTGTGGGAGGTCTGTCTACTGTGGCCATGTGTGCTCCAAGTGAGAAGTTCCTCAGCATGGGCGGACCATTGGCTGTTGGCTTCGGAGTGGTCTTCGCCTCCTCTATTGGTCAGTATAATGCAGTTTCACTTCATTAACCTGTCTCCGGTGCACTATAGGCAGCATTGATACTGTTCATTTCGTTTGTGGACAGAACTCTGAACACAATAGGAATTATTTGGGTCTGTACTTGTCTCACAGCAAATCTTATGCTCTTCTTTAGGATCAATGTTCCTGCCGCCCACGTCAGTGTTTGGGGCAGGCCTGTACTCTGTGGCTGTCTATGGAGGCCTGGTCCTGTTCAGCATGTTCCTCCTCTATGACACACAGAAGGTCATCAAGAGGGCAGAGACACATCCACTCTATGGTGTACAGAAGTATGACCCCATTAACGCGTAAGTCAGAAAACCTACAATCTCACTAAATGTAGTTTTCCGGCAAACCATATTAGTTTGCACAAATATATGtctaatgttatttttttctcacaggTGCATGGGGATTTACATGGACACACTCAACATCTTCATGAGATTGGTGATGATTCTTTCAGGTAGTGGTGGCAAAAGGAAGTAAACTTACATTTTTTACAATCCACTGCGCTGAACAAATTCCTATCTTGATACAAGCCACATACGCCAGGTGACAAATCCTATCCAACTTGTAAAAAATACATGATAGCTTTGCAACAGTGTGAAGAAGAGTATCTCACTCTAGTGGAAAGAAGACAAAACGTATACATTTATAACCTACTAAGAGCTCTTTCCCCAAGTGTATCCTGGAGTTTATCCTGAAGGTTACATATGGGTTAAATTTGTCAGCATCATTTTGCTTGCCTCAGTTATTGTTTGTattctttgttttgtatttatttcaacttgatggtttgtgtttaaatatgaatgaatattgAAGATTATCTGGTACATGCCACAGACAGTCCCCACACATCAACCATAGACTGATCCAGATTCATATTCATACAGTGCATATATTTCTGAGAAATTGATTCACTCAATAAATACGTTAAAATGTTGTCTTGTCAGAAGttgctttttaaagtgttgGAAACAACTCCTCGCAGCTGAAAACCTAGAACTATTCCTCATCCACGCAGCAGCTCTGACCAGTCAGGGAAGGTCCACCTTGTATTTGCTTACAACCAGTCAGTGTGTAGCGGCAGATGACAAAGGCTTAGTGAAGTAATCCTCTTGTCCACCATCTGGCTGCTTCTCTAAAATTAAACCTTCAAACCAGGGCACTTGCAACAGACGCTAACATCTGTAAATGTCCAGGTGCTTTATTAAAGCACGTAGACACATGGAGCAAACAGCTGTCAGGAAGTGTTTGAATCTCTCAGATCATCTGCATGTTTACCAAGCGTATGATTCATATAtactgtgtatttaaaaaaaaaagagaactgcAGATGGACGGGGTAAAAAGGGCAATAATGGATGAGATCAGGGAAAGCTTCAGCATTTGGAGATCTGGCATTACTGGGGATAAAAGTTACTCTCTGGCAGTCATTTTTACATTGATGACCAGTATTTGGTTAGGGACCAAGGATTTGCGTTATGTAGaccttgttattttttttctgtgtgcgtAAGAGAGCGATGGACTATAAGCAGTTCCAGGGACATTGAAAAATGGCAATGGGCATAGTCCTAATTCTCCACCTTAAAAATATAATCATTCCTTTGGAAAATAGATTTAAATACATAAACGATCACATGATGTACACCACGCATGTTCATTTCGGATGAGCCCAAGAATTTGACCTTAGTGCCACAAGGAAAttgacatttgtgttttctagTGAAATGTTTTGTCAAATCATCGCTACTTTTGCAAGCATTCATATTTCCTGCAAGACCAAAAGCAAAAACTTTGGTCATTATCAGGTAACAACTTAAAGGCGAAAGTTACACCTGTCGTTCTTCTCCAGCACCCCATATCGGACCGACAGTATGCACACACAGTTTAGACTGAGTGATGACACACCTGCTTAATACCTTCACGTAAGCACGCTaaagttagcatttagctcaatgTTAGATAGCAGTTATGCAAATTGTTTTAGTAATCAGGTTGTGTCTGTGCCGCTGAAGTGCTCTAACACCACAGAGCAGTCCCTGGATTCTGAGTTTATTCTAATAAACAGCAGATTTATCATTGGCTGCTAACATGAGTGTGTCACTCAGCGTCAGACACTATTTTGATACCTGTGAAAGTAGGCAGTGCTCATGTCTGCACCTCAATGTGAGCAAGTCAATACACTTGAAACACCTCTCAGAAACAGCAGAAAAGTGTGCACTTGCATAACACCTGCTCACGGGCGGATCTGCTTTGAAAGAAGGTGCAAAGTTCTTCCAAATTGCATTCAACCGTGAAAATTAGGATGTTTCGGGCTCTTTAAATGTCACAATCATTTTTCTACTTTGAC containing:
- the LOC119212452 gene encoding carbohydrate sulfotransferase 3-like, whose amino-acid sequence is MRIKYTIPIVFFVALVIIEKENSIVSRVTDKLALKQTSQTPLQPPLHTPLKPNGFFTSLRKMDSAFMLMKRRLEDYSQHQEVVTEGRKHILLLATTRTGSSFVGEFFNQQRDNMFYLFEPLWHVEKMLTLETGGTNATAAVKAYRDVLQQLFLCDFSLLESFIDPHPVRHTTAALFRRASSSSLCEDSVCSPPTKGVFERYRCRNRRCGPLNLTMASESCLRKEHRVIKSVRVRQLENLRPLAEDPRLDVKFIQLVRDPRAVLASRMVAFAAKYKNWKQWATDGDIPIDNDEVKKLKGNCDNIRMSAEIGLGQPTWLRGRYMLVRYEDIARFPLRKATEMYGFAGIPFTPQVKSWILKNSQASKETSGVYSTQKNSSEQVEKWRFSLPFKIAQVVQKVCGPTLKIFGYKFVSSEEMLRDKSFSLIEDKVFKFL
- the ghitm gene encoding growth hormone-inducible transmembrane protein, producing the protein MTMLVARLTCLRSLPLAGLRPVLSQGSATLRAPTLKAGAPLLRPQQGYSTKARFGFRRGKTTRDQLKEAAFEPAMDTAIKIDSMGRIILAGGAAVGLGALCYYGLGMSNEIGAIEKSMIWPQYVKDRIHSTYMYFAGSIGLTALSAVAVSRTPALMGLMMRGSWLAIGATFAAMIGAGMLVRSISYEHSPMPKHLAWMMHAGVMGAVIAPLTLLGGPLVMRAAWYTAGIVGGLSTVAMCAPSEKFLSMGGPLAVGFGVVFASSIGSMFLPPTSVFGAGLYSVAVYGGLVLFSMFLLYDTQKVIKRAETHPLYGVQKYDPINACMGIYMDTLNIFMRLVMILSGSGGKRK